A genomic region of Hydrogenovibrio crunogenus contains the following coding sequences:
- a CDS encoding sigma-54 interaction domain-containing protein has product MKEELLSSLVGNGPAMQQVKKLIQQVAKTDATVLILGESGTGKEVVAQSLHSVSERSDRSFIPINCGAIPGELLESELFGHEKGAFTGAITARKGRFEMAEKGTIFLDEIGDMPLPMQVKLLRVLQERMYERVGGNKSFECDVRVIAATHRNLEDNISDGTFREDLFYRLNVFPIEMPSLRERPEDIPDLFDFMFHKIQNSGRTVPKLSEKAMIALQRYSWPGNVRELGNLAERLSILFPDLTVDYDDLPVKYQVELEEDASLIRVDSTILESAKPDLGQSSSQIALNTTEPEVTQQITENSDGTENASSLGMPDLDSGLDLKSYLVEMEVQLIQKALVQTDGNVSQAAKLLQTNRTTLVEKIRKFNLS; this is encoded by the coding sequence ATGAAAGAAGAGCTTTTATCCTCTTTGGTTGGTAATGGACCAGCCATGCAACAAGTTAAAAAACTCATACAGCAGGTTGCAAAAACCGACGCGACTGTCTTGATTCTAGGGGAATCAGGAACGGGGAAAGAAGTCGTTGCTCAATCCTTACATTCCGTATCTGAAAGATCTGATAGATCTTTTATACCTATTAATTGCGGTGCCATTCCAGGCGAATTATTAGAATCAGAATTATTCGGTCATGAAAAAGGGGCTTTTACAGGCGCGATTACAGCTCGTAAAGGTCGTTTTGAAATGGCTGAAAAAGGCACGATCTTTTTAGATGAAATCGGTGACATGCCTTTGCCGATGCAAGTTAAGCTTCTGCGTGTTCTGCAAGAACGAATGTATGAACGTGTCGGCGGTAATAAAAGTTTTGAATGTGATGTCAGAGTCATTGCGGCAACACATCGAAACTTAGAAGACAATATTTCAGATGGAACATTTCGTGAAGACTTGTTTTATCGATTAAATGTTTTTCCTATCGAAATGCCTTCTCTAAGAGAACGTCCTGAAGATATCCCCGATTTATTTGATTTTATGTTTCATAAAATTCAAAACTCAGGGCGGACCGTTCCTAAACTATCGGAAAAAGCGATGATTGCTTTGCAGCGTTATAGCTGGCCTGGTAATGTCCGCGAACTGGGTAACTTGGCTGAGCGACTGTCTATTTTATTCCCTGATTTAACCGTCGATTACGATGATTTACCTGTTAAGTATCAAGTTGAATTGGAAGAGGATGCATCCCTGATTCGAGTTGACTCCACAATATTAGAGTCTGCCAAACCGGATCTTGGTCAAAGTTCATCTCAGATTGCACTGAATACGACTGAGCCGGAAGTTACACAACAAATCACAGAAAATTCGGATGGCACAGAGAACGCGTCATCTCTTGGCATGCCTGATTTGGATTCTGGGTTGGATTTAAAATCTTATTTAGTGGAAATGGAAGTACAGTTAATTCAAAAAGCACTGGTGCAAACGGACGGGAATGTTTCTCAAGCCGCTAAGCTATTGCAGACAAACCGTACGACATTGGTTGAAAAAATCCGTAAATTTAATCTGAGTTAA
- the fliS gene encoding flagellar export chaperone FliS → MDMNMRNKFAQQYANNYVETAASEATPHKLVEMLYDGLIKHLTLSKVFIEQKKYEQKSEHINKSLAILNSLRDGVDLEKGGEVAENLYGLYDYCYRKMIEVSAKNDTVIIDEVVEHIKALNEAWKAMPEEIKRSSKDQIERESA, encoded by the coding sequence ATGGATATGAATATGCGTAATAAGTTTGCACAACAATATGCAAATAATTATGTAGAAACGGCTGCTTCAGAAGCGACGCCACATAAGCTGGTGGAGATGCTTTATGATGGCTTAATTAAGCATTTAACATTGTCGAAAGTATTTATTGAGCAAAAAAAATACGAACAAAAGTCAGAGCACATTAATAAATCATTAGCAATACTAAACTCTCTAAGAGATGGAGTAGACCTTGAAAAAGGAGGAGAGGTTGCAGAAAATTTGTATGGCTTATATGACTACTGTTATCGTAAGATGATCGAGGTTTCGGCCAAGAATGATACTGTTATCATTGATGAAGTCGTTGAGCATATTAAGGCATTAAATGAAGCATGGAAAGCGATGCCGGAAGAGATTAAACGATCTTCTAAAGATCAGATTGAAAGAGAGAGTGCGTGA
- the fliD gene encoding flagellar filament capping protein FliD, which yields MANEIGSTLLNSLTNSTFDIGNMSKALATAEVAGPKAILERNVEKVTTELDAFKYLQTNLEAFNSYVTDLSSPTLFSQKNASSSNDTLVSVSATNSAALSSYQIESRQLAQAHTMVANKGFTSPSDTLSTGTLTIDVGGQVSNIAVDASNNTLEGLQKVINNGDYGVTASIINNGGSYQMMFTSKESGAAGEATISGIADFDTNGFTTTSQAQDAVMVLNGVTVTNSTNTFDQVIDGVTFQLNSASVGTISTVSVGQDSQSVKDTITSFVDVYNQLDTILDELGKYDTSDLTKEELASDEYKYYGDLAGSSLLRSVKYQVRESMSGAISQLSGGSYQSLADIGINFTRDGALEVDSAKLDTALLTDMSALSTMFSKGGTSDDPLVNVLAGSDKTQTGDYALNITQLADRATVTGGAVAGLTTDEQVAGDRISDLTSALTIDASASFDLNVNGTVNTINLASVAQTYATKDEVATAIQGQIDAAFGAGVVAISYDSSQSRFELNAASGQGTVDIAATTGMSNQGFGSASYAGQQLLDLGATDATFNVKVDESTSSAVSITAGRYTMDELALTMASTINNNADVKASGAEVSVTHDGSAFTVTSTRFGGFSSVELTGFANFGAAGFTADVLDAGQNVDGTLTTASGSLNIGAYASTADGRQVKISDYAMIAGNEAEVRGLEFEVIGGTTGARGTISYSEGYASQLETTINDLFKADTGLLSTRMSNLNDRLDRYDEKTKDIDTRYEKLLAKYQMQFSMLQSLINSSEQTRNMLTATYSNNNNN from the coding sequence ATGGCAAACGAAATAGGTAGCACGCTTTTAAATAGCTTAACTAACAGTACATTTGATATTGGAAACATGTCTAAAGCCTTAGCAACGGCAGAAGTTGCAGGGCCTAAAGCTATTTTAGAAAGAAATGTTGAAAAAGTAACCACTGAGCTGGATGCATTTAAGTATTTGCAGACAAACCTAGAAGCGTTTAACAGTTATGTGACGGATTTATCTTCACCAACCTTATTTAGTCAGAAAAATGCATCCTCTTCAAATGATACGCTTGTTTCTGTTTCAGCGACTAATTCTGCCGCACTGTCTAGTTATCAAATTGAATCCAGACAGTTAGCTCAAGCACATACTATGGTCGCTAATAAAGGATTTACATCCCCCTCTGATACGTTATCAACCGGAACCTTAACCATTGATGTCGGAGGGCAGGTATCCAATATTGCTGTTGATGCTTCCAACAATACTTTGGAGGGGTTGCAAAAGGTTATCAATAACGGTGATTATGGTGTAACAGCCTCCATTATTAATAATGGTGGGTCTTATCAAATGATGTTTACATCAAAAGAAAGTGGTGCGGCTGGTGAAGCGACTATTTCAGGGATCGCTGATTTTGATACAAATGGTTTTACGACGACGTCTCAAGCACAAGATGCTGTCATGGTTTTAAATGGTGTTACAGTGACAAATTCTACCAATACCTTTGACCAAGTTATTGATGGCGTCACGTTTCAATTGAACTCTGCATCTGTCGGGACAATTAGTACCGTTTCAGTTGGACAAGATTCTCAAAGTGTTAAGGATACCATTACCAGTTTTGTGGATGTTTATAATCAGTTAGATACGATTTTAGACGAGCTTGGAAAATATGATACTAGTGATTTAACAAAAGAAGAGCTGGCATCAGATGAGTATAAGTATTATGGCGATTTAGCAGGAAGCAGTTTATTGCGTTCTGTTAAATACCAAGTTAGAGAGTCGATGTCAGGGGCAATTAGCCAGCTTTCTGGTGGTAGTTATCAGTCATTGGCCGATATAGGTATTAACTTCACGCGAGACGGTGCTTTAGAAGTAGACAGTGCCAAACTTGATACAGCACTATTAACAGATATGAGTGCACTATCGACAATGTTTTCTAAAGGCGGAACTAGTGATGATCCTCTGGTTAATGTGTTGGCAGGTAGTGACAAGACGCAGACTGGGGACTATGCTTTAAATATTACTCAACTGGCGGATAGAGCAACGGTAACAGGTGGCGCGGTTGCAGGTCTGACGACCGATGAACAGGTTGCAGGGGATCGTATCAGTGATTTGACTTCTGCTTTAACCATTGATGCTTCAGCCAGTTTTGATCTAAATGTCAATGGAACCGTTAATACGATTAACTTGGCATCTGTGGCTCAAACGTATGCAACAAAAGACGAAGTGGCGACTGCAATTCAAGGGCAAATTGATGCCGCCTTTGGAGCAGGGGTCGTTGCCATTTCATATGATTCGTCTCAATCACGATTTGAACTTAATGCTGCGTCAGGTCAAGGAACTGTTGATATTGCTGCAACAACTGGTATGTCGAATCAAGGATTTGGGTCTGCTTCTTATGCTGGGCAACAACTGCTTGATTTAGGAGCGACTGATGCCACCTTTAATGTCAAAGTAGATGAATCAACAAGTTCAGCAGTGTCCATTACAGCTGGTAGATACACGATGGATGAATTAGCCCTCACAATGGCCTCAACAATTAATAATAATGCAGATGTTAAGGCTTCGGGCGCTGAAGTCAGTGTGACACATGATGGCAGTGCTTTTACGGTCACTTCTACACGCTTTGGTGGGTTTTCGAGTGTTGAGTTAACTGGGTTTGCTAATTTTGGCGCGGCAGGTTTCACTGCGGATGTATTGGATGCAGGGCAAAATGTAGATGGTACTTTGACCACGGCAAGCGGTTCATTGAATATTGGTGCTTATGCCAGCACGGCAGATGGTCGCCAAGTAAAAATCAGTGACTATGCCATGATTGCTGGAAATGAAGCCGAAGTTAGAGGGCTCGAGTTTGAGGTCATTGGCGGGACAACTGGTGCACGAGGAACAATCAGTTATTCGGAAGGGTATGCGAGTCAGTTAGAAACAACCATTAATGACTTGTTTAAAGCAGATACTGGTTTGTTGAGTACGAGAATGAGTAATTTGAATGATCGACTTGATCGTTATGATGAAAAAACAAAAGACATTGATACGAGATATGAAAAACTATTGGCAAAGTATCAAATGCAATTCTCTATGTTGCAGTCATTGATTAATAGCTCAGAACAAACTCGAAATATGCTGACAGCAACCTATAGTAATAACAATAATAATTAA